The following are from one region of the Mustela lutreola isolate mMusLut2 chromosome 9, mMusLut2.pri, whole genome shotgun sequence genome:
- the CNNM3 gene encoding metal transporter CNNM3 isoform X4: MAAAAAAGPLGWLLAALCLGNAAVKAASGPRVLGVCLEEDGAADVGWERGEEVRTAREATFRLRLFGSGLANSSWSWVAPEGAGCPEGGPAAASEEAVAPTGEWRALLRLRAEAVRPHSALLAVRGEPDASAAEEAVAPAGEWSALLRLRAQAVRPHSALLAVRVEPGGAAAEEAAPPWALGLGAAGLLALAALARGLQLSALALAPAEVQVLRESGSEAERAAARRLEPARRWAGCALGALLLLASLAQAALAVLLYRAAGQRAVPAVLGSAGLVFLVGEVVPAAVSGRWTLALAPRALLLSRLAVLLTLPVALPVGQLLELAVRPGRLRERVLELARGGGDPYSDLSKGVLRCRTVEDVLTPLEDCFMLDASAVLDFGVLASIMQSGHTRIPVYEEERSNIVDMLYLKDLAFVDPEDCTPLSTITRFYNHPLHFVFNDTKLDAVLEEFKRGKSHLAIVQKVNNEGEGDPFYEVLGLVTLEDVIEEIIKSEILDESEDYREAAVRKKPAPLSAPLRRKEDFSLFKVSDDEYKVKISPQLLLATQQFLSQEVDVFSPLRISEKVLLHLLKHPSVNQEVRFDESNRLAAHHYLYQRSQPVDYFILILQAR, encoded by the exons atggcggcggcggcggcggcgggtccTTTAGGCTGGTTGCTCGCCGCGCTGTGCCTGGGCAACGCCGCCGTAAAGGCGGCGTCGGGCCCGCGAGTGTTGGGCGTCTGTCTGGAGGAGGACGGAGCCGCGGACGTGGGGTGGGAGCGCGGCGAAGAGGTGCGGACTGCACGGGAGGCCACCTTCCGCCTACGCCTCTTCGGCTCCGGCTTGGCCAACAGCTCCTGGTCCTGGGTGGCCCCCGAGGGGGCGGGCTGCCCCGAGGGCGGGCCGGCCGCGGCGTCCGAGGAGGCGGTGGCCCCCACGGGCGAGTGGCGTGCACTGCTGCGCCTGCGCGCCGAGGCCGTGCGCCCGCACTCGGCGCTGCTGGCGGTGCGCGGGGAGCCGGACGCGTCGGCGGCCGAGGAGGCGGTGGCCCCTGCGGGCGAGTGGAGCGCGCTGCTGCGCCTGCGCGCCCAGGCCGTGCGCCCGCATTCCGCGCTGCTGGCGGTGCGCGTGGAGCCAGGCGGCGCGGCAGCGGAGGAGGCGGCGCCGCCCTGGGCATTGGGCCTGGGGGCGGCGGGGCTGCTGGCGCTGGCGGCGCTGGCGCGGGGCCTGCAGCTGAGCGCGCTGGCGCTGGCGCCGGCCGAGGTGCAGGTGCTGCGCGAGAGCGGCTCCGAGGCTGAGCGTGCGGCGGCGCGGCGCCTAGAGCCCGCGCGGCGCTGGGCCGGCTGCGCCCTGGGCGCGCTGTTGCTGCTGGCCAGTCTGGCGCAGGCGGCGCTGGCGGTGCTGCTGTACCGCGCGGCCGGCCAGCGCGCCGTGCCCGCCGTGCTGGGCAGCGCAGGGCTCGTGTTCCTGGTGGGCGAGGTGGTGCCGGCTGCCGTGAGCGGGCGCTGGACGTTGGCGCTGGCGCCGCGCGCGCTGCTCCTCAGCCGCCTCGCGGTGCTGCTGACGCTGCCCGTGGCGCTGCCCGTGGGCCAATTGCTGGAGCTGGCTGTGCGGCCCGGGCGGCTGCGGGAGCGCGTGCTGGAGCTGGCCCGCGGGGGCGGCGACCCCTACAGCGATCTCAGCAAGGGCGTGCTGCGCTGCCGGACCGTGGAGGACGTGCTCACGCCGCTCGAGGACTGCTTCATGCTGGATGCCAGCGCCGTGCTGGACTTCGGCGTCCTGGCCAGCATCATGCAGAGCGGCCACACGCGCATCCCAGTGTATGAGGAGGAGCGCTCCAACATCGTGGACATGCTCTACCTCAAGGACTTGGCCTTCGTGGATCCCGAAGACTGCACGCCGCTCAGCACCATCACCCGCTTCTACAACCATCCACTCCACTTCGTCTTCAACGACACCAAGCTGGACGCTGTCCTGGAGGAGTTCAAACGAG GGAAGTCCCATCTGGCCATCGTGCAGAAGGTGAACAACGAGGGTGAAGGTGACCCCTTCTACGAGGTGCTGGGCCTGGTCACCCTGGAGGACGTCATTGAGGAGATCATCAAGTCTGAGATCCTGGACGAGTCTGAGGACTACC GAGAGGCTGCCGTGAGGAAGAAGCCTGCTCCTCTGAGTGCCCCTCTCAGGCGGAAAGAGGACTTCTCCCTGTTCAAGGTGTCTGATGATGAATATAAAGTGAAGATCTCACCTCAGCTGCTCTTGGCCACCCAGCAATTCCTGTCCCAAG AGGTGGATGTGTTCAGCCCCTTGCGGATCTCCGAGAAGGTCCTGCTGCACCTGCTGAAGCATCCCAGCGTCAACCAGGAAGTGAGGTTTGATGAGAGCAACCGTTTAGCTGCTCACCATTACCTGTACCAGCGCAGCCAGCCAGTGGACTACTTCATTCTCATCCTGCAG GCAAGGTAA